A single Maniola hyperantus chromosome 11, iAphHyp1.2, whole genome shotgun sequence DNA region contains:
- the LOC117986729 gene encoding probable DNA replication complex GINS protein PSF2, with the protein MDPYEIEFIGENRIVSIIPNFSNDKIFLICGEFGPFRAGLPMNVPLWLAVMLKQKQKCRLVPPDWMDMDVLENIKEEEKRSRFFTKMPNEHYMVEAKLILGTASEDIPRAAEIKTIIKDIWDIRMSKLRTSMDALMKSGGSYGRLDHLTMMEINSVKPILPAAMDELYRIKKVLFIPLIA; encoded by the exons atGGATCCATACGAAATCGAGTTCATAGGTGAGAACAGAATAGTTAGCATAATACCAAACTTTTCAAACGACAAAATATTTCTGATTTGCGGTGAATTCGGGCCGTTCCGAGCCGGTCTGCCCATGAATGTGCCGCTCTGGCTGGCTGTGATGCTGAAGCAGAAGCAGAAATGCCGGTTGGTTCCACCAGACTGGATGGATATGGATGTTTTGGAGAATATTAAAGAGGAAGAAAAGCGGTCGAG GTTCTTCACAAAAATGCCAAACGAACATTACATGGTAGAAGCCAAACTAATCCTAGGCACAGCGTCCGAAGACATTCCGCGTGCAGCAGAGATCAAAACAATTATTAAGGACATTTGGGACATCCGCATGTCCAAGTTGAGGACCTCCATGGATGCTCTCATGAAGTCTGGTGGTTCTTACGGTAGATTGGATCATTTGACTATGATGGAGATAAATTCGGTTAAACCTATACTGCCTGCTGCTATGGATGAGCTGTATAGGATTAAAAAGGTATTATTTATTcccttgatagcctag
- the LOC117986492 gene encoding organic cation transporter protein-like, with the protein MTTDIECSNSSSKGTIENQKHGDVDKQHGKEINKDQDEKENVNQPSIDLDYILTNELGQFGRFQLRNVLLLALLIFFGGQMSEYIFSAAATPHRCRIPECSEVEKLHEFNPEWITNAIPETSSGFASCERYASMGTNGTLEYCPADLFDHSNTVACEGFVYANNNTVVYEFDLGCNEWLRAFAGTIQSIGNLLALPITGYISDRFGRKTALVISIFNLGLFGFMRAFSVNYTMYLILQIVQTTFGSGVFSAAFILATELVGPKYRVITGVTTTSMFALGEVVLGGIAWLISPWRYVIMATTIPCFLCVSYYWLITESVRWLLSKKQYTEAKHILHTIARVNKTEISEKSLEAILNSPQPTITKSNADGPGLVRTIIHSPILLRRICTTPFWWMTMTFIYYGLSINSTSLSDTMHLNYMLTSFVSIPGFYTSAFLSNTIGRKFTVTLGFLVSAVCNISFVFIPKDFVIPRLIVYLLGKFFIASVGSTLYIYTSELYPTEYRHTLLGFSSMIGRIGAIFAPLTPALMIYYHGLPSLLFGGMGIVAGLLVLTQPETLGCKMPDTLAEAEAIGKPESKITAS; encoded by the exons ATGACCACCGACATAGAATGTAGTAATTCTTCATCGAAGGGCACTATTGAAAATCAAAAACACGGTGATGTGGATAAACAACAtggaaaagaaataaataaagatcaAGACGAGAAAGAAAATGTAAATCAACCATCTATAGATCTAGATTACATATTAACCAATGAGCTGGGTCAGTTTGGCCGGTTCCAGTTAAGGAATGTTCTCTTGCTTGCTCTATTAATTTTCTTCGGGGGACAAATGAGCGAGTATATATTCTCAGCTGCAGCTACACCACACAG atgTCGCATCCCAGAATGCAGTGAGGTTGAAAAGTTGCATGAATTTAACCCTGAATGGATTACAAATGCTATTCCAGAGACTAGTTCAGGCTTTGCTAGTTGCGAAAGGTATGCCTCTATGGGAACTAATGGGACGTTGGAGTACTGCCCTGCCGACCTGTTCGATCACTCCAACACTGTAGCTTGTGAAGGTTTTGTGTATGCCAATAATAACACAGTTGTGTATGAA TTTGACCTTGGATGTAACGAGTGGTTGCGAGCCTTTGCGGGAACTATACAAAGTATAGGGAATCTTCTCGCATTACCGATCACTGGATATATCTCGGATCGCTTCGGGCGGAAGACAGCTTTGGTCATCAGTATCTTCAATTTGGGTTTGTTCGGTTTCATGCGTGCGTTCTCTGTTAACTACACCATGTATTTGATACTGCAGATTGTGCAGACGACTTTTGGATCCGGAGTATTTAGTGCCGCGTTTATTCTCG CAACTGAGCTGGTTGGGCCGAAGTATCGTGTTATCACAGGTGTGACAACTACTTCAATGTTTGCATTAGGAGAGGTTGTATTGGGAGGTATCGCTTGGCTCATCTCGCCATGGCGATACGTCATCATGGCCACAACTATCCCATGCTTCTTGTGCGTCTCATATTACTGGCTTATCACAGAGAGCGTGAGATGGCTGCTATCGAAAAAACAGTACACGGAGGCCAAACATATATTGCATACTATTGCGAGAGTAAACAAAACAGAAATAAGTGAAAAGTCTCTAGAAGCAATTCTTAACTCACCACAACCCACGATTACAAAATCTAAT GCTGATGGTCCTGGATTAGTGCGAACTATAATACATTCTCCAATTCTGCTAAGAAGAATTTGCACGACGCCATTTTGGTGGATGACTATGACGTTTATCTACTATGGGCTGTCCATCAACTCCACCTCTCTCTCCGACACCATGCATTTGAATTATATGTTGACATCTTTTGTCAGTATTCCTGGTTTTTACACATCTGCTTTTCTCTCGAATACAATTGGCAGAAAATTCACTGTGACATTGGGTTTTCTTGTAAGCGCTGTTTGCAATATCAGTTTTGTCTTTATACCTAAAG ACTTTGTCATCCCACGCCTTATAGTATATCTTCTTGGAAAGTTCTTCATCGCGTCCGTCGGGTCCACGCTGTATATCTACACATCGGAGCTGTATCCAACAGAGTACCGACATACTTTGCTCGGCTTCTCTTCGATGATTGGTCGAATTGGAGCCATCTTTGCTCCTCTTACTCCAGCactt ATGATCTATTACCACGGGCTTCCGTCGTTGCTGTTCGGTGGTATGGGCATAGTGGCCGGGCTGCTGGTGCTCACGCAGCCGGAGACCCTGGGCTGCAAGATGCCCGACACCCTGGCCGAGGCGGAAGCTATCGGAAAACCAGAGTCCAAAATAACAGCTAGTTAA